A genomic window from Rhizobium sp. 007 includes:
- a CDS encoding sugar ABC transporter permease translates to MSSVATSEPILTPAKPAPLRARIQTALPQIVLAPSFAITIIFVYGFIAWTAYLSFTNSKTFPSYALTGARAYERLWRWTFESDPPSSWYTSITNMGIFGFLYIFICLGLGLFLAILLDQKIRGEGILRPIFLYPMALSFIVTGVAWKWFLDPGLGLEQTLHHFGWTSFHFDWIKNKDFVIYTVVIAGVWQASGFVMAMFLAGLRGIDGEIMKAAQIDGATTSQLYRRIVIPMLRPVFLSAFIVLAHMAIKSYDLVVALTSGGPGGSAWLPSNFMYEYTFKRNEMAVGSASAIIMLMTISAIIVPYLYSELKEKAR, encoded by the coding sequence ATGAGCAGTGTCGCTACCAGCGAACCCATTCTTACGCCCGCGAAACCGGCTCCGCTACGAGCGCGCATTCAAACTGCGCTGCCGCAGATCGTGCTGGCTCCAAGCTTCGCGATCACGATCATTTTCGTTTATGGCTTCATCGCCTGGACGGCCTATCTGTCGTTCACCAATTCCAAGACCTTCCCGTCTTACGCCTTAACCGGTGCCCGCGCCTACGAGCGCCTTTGGCGATGGACATTTGAGAGCGACCCACCGTCGTCCTGGTACACGTCGATCACCAATATGGGGATCTTCGGGTTTCTCTACATATTCATCTGCCTTGGGCTCGGACTGTTTCTCGCGATCCTGCTCGATCAGAAAATCCGCGGCGAGGGCATCCTTCGACCGATCTTCCTCTATCCGATGGCGCTCTCCTTCATCGTCACCGGCGTTGCCTGGAAATGGTTCCTCGATCCGGGTCTCGGCCTGGAGCAGACGCTGCACCATTTCGGCTGGACGAGCTTCCATTTCGACTGGATCAAGAACAAGGATTTCGTCATCTACACCGTCGTGATCGCCGGCGTCTGGCAGGCGTCCGGTTTCGTCATGGCGATGTTTCTGGCGGGTCTGCGCGGCATCGACGGTGAGATCATGAAAGCCGCCCAGATCGACGGGGCAACGACTAGTCAGCTCTACCGCCGCATCGTCATCCCGATGCTGCGACCGGTCTTCCTGTCGGCCTTCATCGTGCTGGCCCATATGGCGATCAAGTCCTATGACCTGGTCGTGGCGCTGACCTCGGGCGGACCCGGCGGCTCGGCCTGGCTGCCGTCCAACTTCATGTATGAATACACGTTCAAGCGAAATGAAATGGCCGTGGGGTCGGCAAGCGCGATCATCATGCTGATGACCATCTCGGCGATCATCGTTCCCTATCTCTATTCCGAACTTAAGGAGAAGGCGCGATGA